The genomic region GATTCAGGGGAAGGAACGGCTGAACTAAAACCCGGAGTTGGAGTCGGGGCACGGATTGATATTAATGATCTATCAAATTCTGGATTAAGAGTAGGATTAAAGATTCCAGGATTAGGAGTTGAAATTGATTCTACTGGCGGCGGTTCTGTTGATATTGTCAATTTAATAAGAATCGAAACTGTTAGAATAAAATGTTTTTATGTCCAACGTTTCTATTTCGCTGGTCAATATTTATATTCTGATATTCAAAAAGTAGATTCTGAGGAGTGCAAAGAGCCGGAGCCAGAGCCAGAGCCAGAGCCAGAGCCAGGTGCAGACCCGGAGCCACTTGATCCTATAAATGATGATGAATGGCCCCCTGAACCAAAGCCAGGTAGTGATTCCTCTACAAGAGCTTTAATTATTATAGATCGAAGTATTGTAAGAGAAGATACTTCAAGTGAAGGAAACAATACTTATAAATACAGGTCTAAATTCAATGTAAACAATATTGATGCAGAAAAAAGCCAGGCTACAATTTCATTAAATGTAGCTGAAACGGGAGGAGGTTATAACTGGTCAAGGTTGGCTAATTTTTATTATATTATTGATGCAAGCGGAACACATCGCTCTTATGAATCAGATTCTTTTTATGTGGAATCGGTAAATTCCTTTGTAAGATTTTATTATATAGGAGGATTTGCCCGGTCAACTGTTCTCTTGGTTCATGGATCTGAAAAAATGATCGAAAATTTTGCTGATTGCCTTAATTATCAGCATTCTTGGACTCGCTCCACGAGCTACGGGCCAGGAGGGACAAGTAGTTATTCAAGAAATACAAAAATTTATGATCGAAACAGAAGTGATGCTGGGTTTAAAACCGATTCTTACGGGTGGGAGGCTCCAACTGGAGCAAATTCCGCTCCACCTTCTTTTTCGAGTACAAAATATACAGAAATTCATCGAGTTCAAGGAATTATTTATATTGATGATCAAGTTAACCAACCGACAAAAAATCCCCCTTTCCCTGTAAAAAAAATGGATGAAGATTGTTGTAGAATTGTAAGACGATTAGCTAAAATAATGGCTGTTGATAAGTTTCCCGCCTCTCTGCCTAAGAGTCTTTTAGCTAAAACAAATTCTAGTGGAAACGTTATTGAAGAAGGACAAATTGATATCCCAGATTATGCAGAATTATTTGGGTGGTATATTGACCAATTTGACAAATTAATGGGTCAATGGACTGTAGACATCAAGGTTAAAGATTCAGATCCTTTAACTCCAGGCGATCAGGAACAAACGATTACTCTCCCTAATTTGGCAGAGGCAATCGCCGAAATATATGGGCTAGTGCTCCAACAGAATATTAATACCACAGTAGCCTTAAACTTTGAATCTCGGACACTTTCAGAAACTGGGTTGACGCGGCAAGCTGCAATCAAGGCTTTTAGAGCTATAGAAACGATTATTGATTATATGGGGATAGATATTATTGAGAGGGAAGAACTTATACAGCATAGTTTTGACCCGAATGCTGATAAATTAGATGAAATTCTTGGGGATGCTCCTGAAAAAGCTCCTATTAAAGTTTTTGAATTTGATTACGCAAACGGAATTACTTTGAAAACTGCTTTAAAAGAATTAGCAATTGCTGCGAACATTATAAAAGGGGTGTTTGCCAAACGTTTAGAGGGAGGTTCTGACCCTACAACAATTAAAAATCAAATAAGAAAAAATGTAAAAGACATGGAAAAAAACGAACGAATTATCAGGAAAGAAACTGAGGAAGACTGGGAAGATTTTAAAGAAAAATTCAAATCTGATCTTGGCGATGATTCTGAAATTGAGATTAAAGATGTTAAAGATGATGAATAGATTGATTTAGGGGATTTTGACTTTATGGGGCAACTAACTAGAACCGCTATTCAGCTAGGTTCCCGGCAAATCAGATCTAATTCCACCGGTGGAAAAATTTTACGGGTCTGGGAAGCTGCTGGATGGCTAGAAGATATTACACCGAGAGACCCTAATGCTCCACCTGGCCAAGGAGGACAACAGCCAAACCCCGGTGGTATTTTGGGCTTCCTTCAAGGACTAGGGGGATTTATTGTTTCCTTAGTCAAATTTTCGATGAAATGTCTCTCATTCACATTTGGTGGTTTATTTAATATAGTAAGGGGGACTTTTGATGCAATCTGGAATTTTAATTGGAATATTTCCCAAAAACAGATTTTAAATACAATTGGGAATCAGTGGGCTAATGTTGGTGTACGATTTGCGGGTTTAGCTGGTATAGCGCTACGCGCTATGGTTAGGACAAAAGTATGATAAGATGCAGTAATACCTCAATATCGGAAAATAGTTATGCCGGCNAGCGCTACGCGCTATGGTTAGGACAAAAGTATGATAAGATGCAGTAATACCTCAATATCGGAAAATAGTTATGCCGGCACCTTATAGTTACGATTTACGCTCCAAGGCGATCGCAGCCGTGAAAAGAGGAGAAAAGAAAATAGAGGTAAGTCGTTTCTTTAAAATAAGTCGCAACACATTAGATCTGTGGCTGAAAAAAGAAAGAGAAACAGGAGACTATCAGGCTAGCCGACAGGTAGGAGTAGGAACTCAACCGAAAATTCAGGAGTTAGAAAAATTTAAAGAATTCGTGAAAAAAAATAGTGACAAGACTCAAAAACAAATGGCCCAATTATGGGGGTGTGAGGCGACGCAACAGAATATTAGTTATGCTTGTCGAAAACTGGGTATAAGTCGAAAAAAAAAACTTATGGGTATCGAGAAAGAGATGAAGAAAAAAGACGAGAATTTCTTCAAAAACTAGAGGGAATAGAAAGGAGCAGAAAAGTTTATGTAGATGAAGCGGGATTTGATAATAGAGAGGATTACCCGTATGGCTACAGCCCGATAGGGGAAAGATGTTATGCACTCAAGTCCGGTAAAAGAAGAGAAAGAGTCAGTTGGCTATCAGCATTGAAAGAAGGTAAATTATTGGCTCCTTTAACCTTTGAGGGGTCATGTAATAAAGATTTATTTGAAACCTGGTTAAAGAATTGTTTGCTGCCAGTGCTAGAACCAGGAGACATTATTATTATTGATAATGCCAGCTTTCATCAAGGGGAATATATCAAAGAACTCGTCGAAGAAGCCGGATGTAAAATTTGGTATTTGCCCCCATATTCTCCCGACTTGAACAAGATTGAAAACTGGTGGGCTGTTTTAAAGACATGGATGAAACAGAGATTAAACGAATTTCAAACCGTCAGAGAATGCGTGGATGCTGCATTTAGAAATTGTCCTAACGTATGCGCGTAGCGCTATAGAGCTACTGGGTGGCTAGTGGGTGGCGTAATTCCAGGTAGTGCCGTTGCTGTCTTCAACGAACCTCTAGCAATTTATGTCTTAAAAGAGGTTGGAGAAGAAGCCTTAGAGGATATGTTGAGCGAGTTTTCTGGTTTTCTGAGCACCCTAGGAAGGGCATTGTTAACGACGGCTCTCCTTGGTGCTTATGGAGGGATTAGAGGCGTTGTGCGATGGTCTGCAAAAAGATTTGGTGAGACACAAAAAGGAATTTTAATGTCCAGGGGTGCTGTTCCCGTTGATCAACAAACAGGGAAAAATTATTATGATTCTTGGGGAAGTGGAGATGAGTGGAGTTTTCGTAAAAAGTTTAATGAATGGAAAGATACATTAGGAGGGGGAGTTGAATGGTTGCAGGATATGGCTGATGAATTTATAGATGAATTCCAGGATGCTTTTTGGGAGGCTTTATATGCAGTAGCTCAAGGCTTTGATAGTTTTATTTCGGAGCAAGCAATGTTATTAACAAATATGGGAGGGGAACCACGCAGCGTAGACGTTGAGCTTAATGAATCGGAAACTGTAAGATTAAGAGGAGGAACTCAAAGTGTACAACATTTAATTCAGTCAACGACAGCAACTTATCAATTATTAGAAAATCGTGATATTGGCACGGGAATCAATGTTCTTTATGATGATATCCCTATAACTGAATCTAATGGGATTGAAATTACTTTGATTTTATATAATTATGAAAAACCGCCTTATTGGACGAAGGAACGGCGAAAAGATTTAGTAAAATCTGAAATTACAATTCCCAACTGCAAACGGTCTATTATTAGTTTTGAACGATTAAAAAGTTTATTTGGCAGTGGTAAGGTTGCTTTTACGAAAGGCAATTGGTTTGCCGAAGCTGATTTGTCAAATGGGCGTAAAATCAAAGTTTATGTTGATAGTGAGGCAGAGGGGGAAAAGGTCTTAGATGCGTTGGCTAGTATTTGCGAAGCGAAGATTATCTACCCAATTCGCCTGACACATCGGAAAGGATCTCGTTCAGGGCAAAAAGGGGGGAAAGAACGGGATGTTACTAAAATGTATTTAGCTTATGCTGTCATTCGGAATTGGAACAAGCTTACTAAGTATGAAGAATTGAAACGGTTAGGCGGTGCCGCTTCAGTTCCAGACCCCAAAAAGTTGATTAAAAAAATTCCACTGTATTACGATAACAAGCCATCCTTTGTTGACGAGAACATTCGGGAGGTGTTGCGTGATTCCCTGAATAATAAGTAAGTTATAAAAATTTACAATCCCCCGTCAAATCCCAGGAAAATAGTCGATCTGTAGAATGGGTTGTAGAAAATTTTTTTTGAATATTCCGTACTCCCTACTCTGTAAGGGGTTTCGTCTTTTGTCTTATTTCCGAGTCGGAAAAATTAGTTACGGGCTGAGGGATAACGTCCGAATCACGCGACAAGGATTCCCCACAGCAACAACTCGTTCAGGAATATTATTAACAACAACACTCCCTGCACCAATAGTAGTATTGTCGCCAATTTCTACCCCTGGACAAATAATTGCACCGCCTCCAATCCAAACATTATTCCCAATTTTAATCGGTGCTGCTAATTCTTGCCCGCTCAGGCGTAATTCAGGATCAATCGGATGATAAGCCGCATAAATTTGAACATTCGGCGCTAATAAAACATTATCCCCAATTTCAACCCAATTGCAATCTAAAATGATACAATTAGAATTCATATAAACATTATTTCCGAGTTTAATATAACAACCATAATCGCAATAAAAAGGAGGAGTAATATATAAATTATCCCCAATTTTATTGAATAATTCTAATAGAATTTTTTGACGATCTTCTAACTGTTCTTCCGTTGTATTATTGTATAAACGAGTCAGTTTAGAAGCGCGTTGACGCCCCTGAATTAAATCAGGGTCACTGGCGAGATACAACTCTCCCGCCAGCATTTTTTGTTGTTCTGTTTGGGGTGTATTTTCCATTTTAATCCGCATTAATCCAACGTAAAACAGAGGCGAGCGCACGATTGACAAAACTATTCGGTTTCTCTTCAATAATTTTGCGTTGTGCTTTATCTCGTTCTAATTCTAACTCAGCAATTAATCGTTCTCCTTTTTGCTGACGAATCAACGCCACTAAATAATCATGAGTCAGTTGATACCGATCATCAGGAATATCAGGGAGATGTAAGATTAACCCTTCTTCAACCAAGACTTCTAATAGAGGTTCTATTTTATTAAATTCTACATCTAATTCTTCCGCCAGTTCTTTGCTTGTTTTCAGAGGACGATGTTCTTGTTCATTGGTTAAAGCATATAAAATTTTAATCGCCATTCGTTCATTTTTGGAACTACAATCTCGAATAATTTCATCTAAGAAATGCTCTAACAGCTTTTGTTTTGGGTGTTCTCCAAGCTGTCCATATTGCTCTAGGGTGTGAATTTCATGGGTTTGTAATTGAGTCCCAATGAGTTGTAATTCAATGGGTCGCACCTGATCAATATTAATAGTTAAATCCTGAAGCACTAGATTAATTAAATCAGGTTCCATCGCAAATTTAGCCCGTTCAATTTGGTTGTTAATTAGTGTTTTAGCTTGATTTAGGGTAAAGTTTTCTAATCCATAGATCACTTGTTTTGAAAGAATTTCAGAATGAATCACATCTTCTAAACAAGTGCGGCGATCGCATTCTAATAAATGATGTAAAGCATCTGTTCTTAAACAGAGTAAAACCGTAATGGAAGTCAGCAGCAAACTTTCTTTTAAAAATTCATAAAAGGGTAATCTTTGTTCTAATTCCTGACAAACGACAAAAAATTCTTCAAACTGATCAAAAATTAAAACCGTTGGAATTTGATTTTGATCATTCTGTTTGAGTAAATTTACAACGGAACTTAAGTTCCAGGTTTTTGGGTTTGGTTCGCGCAACCAATCGGTATAAATTCGGAGTAAAATAGGTCGAGCAATCTGATAGTCACGGGAACGCTTTTCTAACAGCATAGGTACGATTCCCGCATTCAGTAATGAACTTTTACCAACACCTGATTCTCCATGAAGAATAATCAGTTTATTTTCGGGATTTTGAATTCGTTCAAATAAAACTTGAACATCCTTTAACCGATCAGAATTTTGAATTTCCAGAGCGATAGAACGTTGCTCCTCATTCAGTGTAGATTGCGCTTGTAAAGATCGCACCCCAATAAATGCGCGTAACCCATACTGATATTCAATAGAAATTTTTTGTTCTTTTAAACGCGAGGCTTCAGTATATAAATCTTGATCAAAATAAAGTTTATGTAAGGTTGTTAGAATTTTTAAATAACCTTGGGGATCTTGTTCAACATTTGTTCTTCGCAGGGCCTCTTCCAGTTGGTTAACAGTGGTTTTCCATTGTTGTAATTCCTGTTTCGATTCTGCTAGTAAATAAAAATAGGAATTATTAGATACCCCGGCTGTACTCATCGGATCAGCATAGGTGGACTGGCCTTGAATTGCTAATGCTAACTCCGCTAATTGATTCGCGTGCGCCCACTTTGACTCATGTAAAGCGGCTTCAGCCAAGAAGCCATAATCTTTGGCTAATTGGGTTTCTGAGCCATAAGAAATATGTAACTGAATCGCTTTTTGGGCAACTTTTTGTAGGTCTTCCCAGGCTTCTAAATGTCTTAAAACATCCCCTAATTCTGCAATATATTTAGAGACTAAATCAGGGCGACTGACTTTTTCAAAAATTTCTAAACTTTGCTCAAAATATTTTTTAGCTTCTTGCCAATTTTCGTTGTCTTTTGCTATTGTATTAGACTGGGCTAAGGTCATAAAACATAACCCTAGATGAAACAAAACTGCACCCATTTGTTCAATAAACTGATTCGGGAGAAGGGTTTCTCGGTTAGCCATGGATAGCATATCTAAATTGCCTTGGGCTAAAGCCGACGGCCAATATTCTAAACTGCGCCGATAATGATAGAGAGCCGATTCTAGGTCATGATTCTCATAAGCTTCTCGACCCAAGGTAAATTGTAATCCAGCGATTAATGTAGGTAATAAGTGCTGATAGTTACTTTGTCGAACTTGCTGAAGAATCGTTTTAAATTCAGGATAAGAGTCTCCCAAAATCATCGCATTAGGTTCAAATAGAGCCGTATTGGGATCTAAAATCTCGACAAAGATCTGCTCAACACAGCGATTGAGAAATAGAATGGATGAAGAGGGCGTATTACCGAGAACAGGTTTGGGGGGGTTAATGTCGCTCATGGTATTGCCTCAAACTCGGAGTGATCCTAGAATTATTAATAGTGTGACATTTTTTGGATTAAAAAACAACTATTTCGAGAAGAATCAGGGTATCCCTGGCTGTTCGGAAGGATACCCCTTTAAAGATTAGGCGTTTGAATCGTCTCCCCTAGCAATTTTATCGACCTAAAATAAGCATTTATTATGAGCCGCTTCCAAGGTTTTTACATACTCTGAATCCTTGCCATAAAGCCCCGTTAAAATATTAACCGTTTCTTCGACTAATATCAAAGAATTCACCGTATTGAGCCAAGATAGATCTCCTGCTGGAAGAATCATGCCATAAAATTCACAAGTCAAAGGTTCCTTGGGAACTAAGGCATAATCTTGAG from Planktothrix serta PCC 8927 harbors:
- a CDS encoding IS630 family transposase (programmed frameshift); amino-acid sequence: MPAPYSYDLRSKAIAAVKRGEKKIEVSRFFKISRNTLDLWLKKERETGDYQASRQVGVGTQPKIQELEKFKEFVKKNSDKTQKQMAQLWGCEATQQNISYACRKLGISRKKTYGYRERDEEKRREFLQKLEGIERSRKVYVDEAGFDNREDYPYGYSPIGERCYALKSGKRRERVSWLSALKEGKLLAPLTFEGSCNKDLFETWLKNCLLPVLEPGDIIIIDNASFHQGEYIKELVEEAGCKIWYLPPYSPDLNKIENWWAVLKTWMKQRLNEFQTVRECVDAAFRNCPNVCA
- a CDS encoding sugar O-acetyltransferase, encoding MENTPQTEQQKMLAGELYLASDPDLIQGRQRASKLTRLYNNTTEEQLEDRQKILLELFNKIGDNLYITPPFYCDYGCYIKLGNNVYMNSNCIILDCNWVEIGDNVLLAPNVQIYAAYHPIDPELRLSGQELAAPIKIGNNVWIGGGAIICPGVEIGDNTTIGAGSVVVNNIPERVVAVGNPCRVIRTLSLSP
- a CDS encoding nSTAND1 domain-containing NTPase, which gives rise to MSDINPPKPVLGNTPSSSILFLNRCVEQIFVEILDPNTALFEPNAMILGDSYPEFKTILQQVRQSNYQHLLPTLIAGLQFTLGREAYENHDLESALYHYRRSLEYWPSALAQGNLDMLSMANRETLLPNQFIEQMGAVLFHLGLCFMTLAQSNTIAKDNENWQEAKKYFEQSLEIFEKVSRPDLVSKYIAELGDVLRHLEAWEDLQKVAQKAIQLHISYGSETQLAKDYGFLAEAALHESKWAHANQLAELALAIQGQSTYADPMSTAGVSNNSYFYLLAESKQELQQWKTTVNQLEEALRRTNVEQDPQGYLKILTTLHKLYFDQDLYTEASRLKEQKISIEYQYGLRAFIGVRSLQAQSTLNEEQRSIALEIQNSDRLKDVQVLFERIQNPENKLIILHGESGVGKSSLLNAGIVPMLLEKRSRDYQIARPILLRIYTDWLREPNPKTWNLSSVVNLLKQNDQNQIPTVLIFDQFEEFFVVCQELEQRLPFYEFLKESLLLTSITVLLCLRTDALHHLLECDRRTCLEDVIHSEILSKQVIYGLENFTLNQAKTLINNQIERAKFAMEPDLINLVLQDLTINIDQVRPIELQLIGTQLQTHEIHTLEQYGQLGEHPKQKLLEHFLDEIIRDCSSKNERMAIKILYALTNEQEHRPLKTSKELAEELDVEFNKIEPLLEVLVEEGLILHLPDIPDDRYQLTHDYLVALIRQQKGERLIAELELERDKAQRKIIEEKPNSFVNRALASVLRWINAD